In Cryptomeria japonica chromosome 10, Sugi_1.0, whole genome shotgun sequence, a genomic segment contains:
- the LOC131037669 gene encoding uncharacterized protein LOC131037669 translates to MEKAQLRFGALNSADVKLWLTGPSDEKYERNPIYLHSAILKRSEFLQAMMSERWSSGKSTELSVTTYHNFDEYLKCLELMYCDHVYFFNVEECLAILTIASDLLANDLINKCMQYLQGVHWSAAQETRIGDVISCLGLKPSPDLAARLEKEDSNHLIYVERIIKHMVSHLQVTNDVRMEKIAEEYIGGMLEGNTPRDVVELCRREIFLEFKSSIHYRDLSAISSLSKFIEGFDGDILKAAYIALVEDLDFAVYVKGLVLSDKYQQVRKCLKVLDTIIWFMNAIGDGKIIVSRASRNTFLTIWLPIMRDLCLRRVEMRDKGEKAVLNVVKGLPLADKIRICVEWIELYNKYDIDISTPLTLFKDLQDAHYKSPST, encoded by the coding sequence ATGGAAAAAGCTCAGCTTCGATTTGGAGCTCTAAACTCTGCAGATGTGAAATTGTGGTTGACGGGCCCAAGTGACGAAAAATACGAAAGAAATCCAATTTATCTACATTCTGCGATTCTGAAAAGATCAGAGTTTCTTCAAGCCATGATGTCCGAGCGCTGGTCATCGGGTAAATCAACTGAACTAAGCGTAACTACTTATCATAACTTTGATGAGTATTTAAAATGCCTCGAACTCATGTATTGCGACCATGTGTATTTCTTCAATGTTGAGGAATGCCTGGCTATTCTGACAATTGCTTCTGACTTGTTGGCTAATGACCTCATCAACAAATGCATGCAATATTTGCAAGGAGTTCATTGGAGTGCTGCGCAAGAAACCCGAATTGGAGATGTGATCTCTTGTCTGGGATTGAAACCTTCACCAGATCTAGCTGCAAGGCTCGAGAAAGAGGACTCCAACCATTTAATATATGTGGAAAGGATTATCAAACACATGGTCTCTCATCTTCAAGTTACAAATGACGTCAGAATGGAAAAAATTGCAGAGGAATATATAGGGGGCATGTTGGAGGGAAATACACCGCGGGATGTTGTGGAATTATGTAGGCGTGAGATTTTCCTAGAGTTCAAATCATCCATCCATTATCGAGATTTGTCAGCTATAAGCTCGCTCTCCAAATTTATCGAAGGTTTTGACGGAGACATACTCAAAGCTGCATACATCGCTTTAGTAGAAGATCTAGATTTTGCAGTGTATGTGAAGGGGCTAGTACTGTCTGACAAATACCAACAAGTCAGAAAATGTTTGAAAGTGTTGGACACTATAATCTGGTTTATGAACGCCATCGGAGACGGAAAGATTATAGTTTCAAGAGCTTCTCGAAATACTTTCCTCACGATTTGGTTACCAATTATGAGAGATTTGTGTCTCCGTAGAGTTGAGATGCGTGATAAGGGTGAGAAGGCAGTGCTTAATGTTGTTAAGGGCTTACCTCTGGCGGACAAGATACGCATTTGCGTAGAATGGATAGAGCTTTACAACAAATATGACATAGACATCTCCACGCCATTAACTTTGTTTAAAGATCTCCAAGATGCCCATTACAAATCGCCATCAACGTAG